One window from the genome of Erwinia sorbitola encodes:
- the metB gene encoding cystathionine gamma-synthase translates to MTRKQATIAVRSGLNDDEQYGCVVPPIHLSTTYNFTDFNEPRAHDYSRRGNPSRDVVQRALAELEGGAGAVMTNTGMSAIHLVCTVFLKPGDLLVAPHDCYGGSYRLFDSLSKRGAYRVKFVDQGDEAALKAALAEKPKLVLIESPSNPLLRVVDIVSIARAAAEAGAISVVDNTFLSPALQNPLALGADLVIHSCTKYLNGHSDVVAGAVVAKDPQHAIDLAWWANNIGVTGSAFDSYLLLRGMRTLAPRMAAAQRNALAIVDYLKQQPLVKKLYHPSLPENAGHQFAVSQQKGFGAMLSFELNGDEATLRRFLKALELFTLAESLGGVESLISHTATMTHAGMSAEARAAAGISETLLRVSVGIEDHEDLIADLDNAFRIAAKR, encoded by the coding sequence ATGACGCGTAAACAGGCAACTATCGCAGTACGTAGCGGTTTGAATGATGACGAGCAATATGGCTGCGTCGTCCCACCCATCCATCTCTCCACCACCTATAACTTTACCGACTTCAATGAGCCGCGCGCTCATGACTACTCACGCCGTGGCAACCCGTCGCGTGATGTGGTGCAGCGTGCGCTGGCGGAGCTGGAAGGGGGCGCTGGTGCGGTGATGACAAATACGGGCATGTCCGCCATTCATCTGGTGTGTACCGTGTTCCTTAAGCCTGGCGACCTGCTGGTGGCACCACATGACTGTTATGGCGGCAGCTACCGTCTGTTTGACAGCCTGAGTAAGCGTGGCGCTTATCGCGTGAAATTTGTCGACCAGGGTGACGAAGCAGCATTAAAGGCAGCACTGGCCGAGAAACCAAAGCTGGTGCTGATTGAAAGCCCAAGCAATCCGCTGCTGCGTGTGGTGGATATTGTCTCCATCGCCCGGGCGGCGGCAGAGGCAGGCGCGATTAGCGTAGTGGACAATACTTTCCTCAGCCCGGCCTTGCAAAATCCGCTGGCGCTGGGTGCTGACCTGGTGATTCACTCATGTACCAAATATCTTAACGGTCACTCTGATGTTGTGGCAGGTGCTGTGGTTGCCAAAGACCCGCAGCATGCCATCGATCTTGCCTGGTGGGCGAACAATATTGGTGTAACCGGTAGCGCGTTCGACAGCTATCTGCTGCTGCGCGGAATGCGTACTCTGGCCCCGCGTATGGCGGCCGCCCAACGTAATGCATTAGCGATTGTCGATTACCTGAAACAACAACCGCTGGTGAAAAAGTTGTATCATCCTTCGCTGCCGGAAAATGCCGGCCATCAGTTTGCGGTAAGTCAGCAAAAAGGCTTTGGCGCCATGCTAAGTTTTGAGCTGAACGGTGATGAAGCGACGCTGCGTCGTTTCCTGAAAGCGCTGGAATTATTTACCCTGGCGGAGTCGCTGGGTGGCGTTGAAAGCCTGATTTCTCATACTGCGACGATGACACATGCAGGCATGTCTGCTGAAGCACGGGCGGCAGCGGGAATTTCGGAAACGCTGCTGCGTGTTTCGGTAGGAATTGAAGATCACGAAGATTTAATCGCCGATCTGGATAATGCGTTCCGGATCGCGGCCAAGAGGTAA
- the rpmE gene encoding 50S ribosomal protein L31, with protein sequence MKKGIHPNYVEITAKCSCGNEIKTRSTVGRDLNLDVCGNCHPFYTGKQRDVASGGRVDRFNKRFSIPGAK encoded by the coding sequence ATGAAAAAAGGTATTCACCCGAATTACGTTGAAATTACTGCTAAATGTTCTTGCGGTAACGAAATCAAAACCCGCTCTACCGTGGGTCGCGACCTGAACCTGGACGTGTGCGGCAACTGCCACCCGTTCTACACCGGTAAGCAGCGTGATGTTGCTAGCGGTGGTCGTGTGGATCGCTTCAACAAGCGTTTCAGCATCCCAGGCGCTAAATAA
- the metJ gene encoding met regulon transcriptional regulator MetJ, with amino-acid sequence MAEWNGEYISPYAEHGKKSEQVKKITVSIPLKVLKILTDERTRRQVNNLRHATNSELLCEAFLHAFTGQPLPDDIDLRKERSDEIPEEAKTIMRQMGVDPDTWEY; translated from the coding sequence ATGGCTGAATGGAACGGCGAATATATCAGCCCTTACGCTGAACACGGTAAAAAAAGCGAACAGGTTAAAAAGATTACGGTATCCATTCCGTTGAAAGTATTGAAAATTTTGACCGATGAACGCACCCGCCGCCAGGTTAATAACTTGCGCCATGCCACCAACAGCGAACTGCTGTGTGAGGCATTCCTGCATGCATTTACCGGCCAGCCTTTACCGGATGATATCGACCTGCGTAAAGAGCGCAGCGACGAAATACCGGAAGAAGCAAAAACGATCATGCGGCAGATGGGCGTCGATCCTGATACCTGGGAATACTAG